From Juglans regia cultivar Chandler chromosome 9, Walnut 2.0, whole genome shotgun sequence:
TTCAATGATTACTCGCTAATCAGTGGTGTCTAGGACATCTACAAATTGAGATTTAGCCTATTCATGCCTATCTTCAGTTTCCTCTACTCGCccgaaacaaaaaaaaaaaacaaaaatattttttggcaaTTCTTAATAAGCTAAACACCAATCTTCCTAGACTTGGTACTCATTTCCTAGCTTTTAtcaaaatgttagtaacatgtCCTTCCCCACATCCAGAGGGACCATACTTTCTTTGACAAAACAGTCACGCCATGCCCTTGACTCACCTCTCTATCTATAAAAGCCACTACCCAGAGAAAGAAGCTCCAGAATGAGTCTGTTGTGGATTCCCACTTCTCTATCTATAAAAACAGTCTGCTTGTTAAGATCTTAAACAGTGAAGAAGCAGGCCAAGGTATacagatgaaaataattatttgaagcCATGTGTTCCAAATCCAACTCACAATAAGGTCTACACCACAGATTTTCTAGTATCTCCAATTTATCAGTCGAGTGCAAATAATCATCAATCCCTAAGCATTTATTTCAGCGATAATTGTGCAAGAATCATAGCAGTATGAAACAAAGAGGAACTCGCAGCACTTCATTGCTTCAGATCCAAAGCTTTCAAGACTATGACCATGCGAACGAACTTTTTTCCACAcaaaaatgcaataaaaaaataatcacatgtGTGAAACAAATACAAgcacatatacatacacactAGGCTGCTAATTAGAAAGGAAAGCATACATCATGGCCATCGAAATCTGCTTGAGGTCATTCTCGACATTCCGCATGTTGGCAAGCGATTGAGCACAGAATATGATAGCAAGCCACGAGCTTAGCTTGTACTGCGAAAATTGAAATTACCAAAAAACTAAATCAGATATTCCAACTTGGAACATCAGAATGTCACAAATATATGTATGTGCGTGTATGCACGTATGTATATGCCTATAGTAGATCAGGAAATTTGGAGAGATTTCCAACTTAGACGGATGGATTTGAGTGATTGAGGGAGGAAGGCAGAGGGGTGGTGTGTGATACGGACCCTAAACATGACGCCGGCGATGCCGAAGATGACGGCGATGAAACCGGAGTAATCGACAGGCAGATCTTGCGGGGACACCAT
This genomic window contains:
- the LOC109011469 gene encoding protein Asterix, encoding MSSHGNSISANDPRQPSAAKPYVAQMVSPQDLPVDYSGFIAVIFGIAGVMFRYKLSSWLAIIFCAQSLANMRNVENDLKQISMAMMFAIMGLVTNYFGPARPGTQS